The following coding sequences are from one Neodiprion lecontei isolate iyNeoLeco1 chromosome 7, iyNeoLeco1.1, whole genome shotgun sequence window:
- the LOC107218302 gene encoding DNA replication licensing factor Mcm5 has protein sequence MEGFDRPDTFFVEHFSTEEPDDGKQLKLKQCKQKFKEFIRQFHEGNFNYKYRDALKRNYNLGRYWVEVNLEDLAAFDESLAEKIYKQPLDYLPVFEEAATDVADELTAPRPQDEEKVEDIQVLLSSDANATPFRGMKHDVVSKLVKVPGIVISASGIRAKATRIAIQCRTCRNVVPDIAIQPGFEGYQMPRKCNTQQTGTALKCPLDPYFIIPDKCRCVDFQVLKLQELPDNIPQGEVPRHLQLYCDRYLCERVVPGNRVLILGIYSIKKIDKTGGRRETRNKAAVGVRAPYIRVVGISVDGDNTGSGTQAPFTAAEEDVFRRLAADPEIYDRISRSIAPSIFGAEDMKKAIGCLLFGGSRKKMPDGLCRRGDINILMLGDPGTAKSQLLKFVERVAPVAVYTSGKGSSAAGLTASVTRDPSTRNFVMEGGAMVLADGGVVCIDEFDKMKEDDRVAIHEAMEQQTISIAKAGITTTLNSRCSVLAAANSIFGRWDDTKGEENIDFMPTILSRFDMIFIVKDEHDQAKDITLAKHVMKIHTNAGQITEQQADGELSLNLIKKYIHYCRTKCGPRISKEAGEKLKNRYVMMRSGTREHEKDTEKRPSIPITVRQLEAIIRITESLAKMRLQSFATENHVNEALRLFQVSTLDAAMSGSLDGAEGFTTDEEHEMLTQIEKQLKRRFAIGSQVSEQNIVADFTKQKYPERAIYKVIHTMIRRGELQHRMQRKMLYRLS, from the exons ATGGAGGGGTTTGATCGGCCAGATACATTCTTTGTGGAACATTTTTCGACCGAAGAACCGGACGATGGAAAGCAGCTAAAATTAAAACAGTGCAAACAGAAGTTCAAGGAGTTTATCCGGCAATTTCACGAGGGCAATTTCAACTACAAATATCG GGACGCCTTGAAACGGAACTATAATTTGGGTCGGTATTGGGTCGAAGTGAATCTCGAGGACTTGGCTGCATTCGATGAATCCCTCGcagagaaaatatataaacagCCCCTTGATTATTTACCAGTTTTCGAGGAGGCTGCCACTGATGTTGCTGACGAACTCACCGCACCTAGACCTCAGGATGAAGAAAAGGTCGAGGACATTCAGGTTCTCCTTTCATCCGATGCAAACGCTACTCCTTTCAGGGGGATGAAG CACGATGTTGTCTCCAAGCTCGTTAAAGTACCTGGAATCGTAATATCTGCGTCAGGAATCAGGGCAAAGGCGACAAGAATCGCGATACAATGTCGAACCTGCAGAAACGTCGTGCCTGACATAGCCATTCAACCAGGCTTTGAGGGTTACCAAATGCCACGGAAATGTAACAC TCAGCAGACAGGAACAGCCCTAAAGTGCCCGTTGGATCCGTACTTCATAATACCAGACAAGTGCCGATGCGTCGACTTCCAGGTGCTAAAGCTGCAAGAATTACCGGACAATATTCCCCAGGGTGAAGTGCCCAGGCACTTGCAGCTCTATTGCGACCGCTATTTGTGCGAAAGAGTTGTGCCAGGAAACAGAGTCCTCATACTCGGCATTTATTCGATAAAGAAAATCGATAAGACTGGAGGACGACGCGAAACAAGGAACAAGGCAGCAGTAGGCGTTCGAGCGCCGTATATCAGAGTCGTGGGGATTTCCGTGGACGGTGACAACACTGGAAGTG GTACGCAAGCGCCGTTTACCGCGGCCGAGGAGGACGTGTTTCGCCGTCTGGCTGCCGATCCTGAAATCTATGATAGGATATCTAGAAGCATTGCGCCGAGCATTTTCGGCGCTGAGGACATGAAGAAGGCCATCGGCTGTCTGCTCTTCGGCGGCTCGAGAAAGAAAATGCCCGACGGCTTGTGCCGCAGGGGCGACATCAACATTCTCATGCTCGGCGATCCTGGAACGGCCAAATCCCAGCTCCTAAAATTCGTTGAACGCGTTGCTCCCGTCGCCGTTTACACTTCAGGAAAGGGTAGTTCGGCCGCAGGTCTCACCGCGTCCGTTACGCGCGATCCATCGACG AGAAATTTCGTCATGGAAGGTGGAGCGATGGTGTTGGCCGATGGTGGAGTCGTCTGTATAGACGAGTTCGATAAGATGAAGGAGGATGACAGAGTCGCGATTCACGAGGCGATGGAACAGCAAACAATATCGATAGCGAAAGCTGGGATAACGACGACCCTGAATTCGCGATGCTCGGTTCTTGCCGCAGCCAATTCGATATTTGGCAGATGGGACGACACCAAGGGCGAGGAGAACATCGACTTCATGCCTACCATATTGTCCAGATTCGACATGATCTTTATTGTCAAAGATGAACACGATCAGGCCAAGGATATCACACTGGCTAAGCACGTGATGAAAATACACACCAACGCCGGTCAGATCACCGAGCAACAAGCTGACGGCGAATTATCATTGAACCTAATCAAGAAATACATTCATTACTGCCGAAC GAAATGCGGCCCAAGAATAAGCAAGGAAGCTGGCGAGAAGTTGAAGAATCGTTATGTTATGATGCGCAGCGGTACTAGGGAGCACGAAAAAGACACCGAAAAGCGACCGTCCATACCAATAACCGTTCGTCAGCTCGAAGCCATCATCAGAATAACAGAATCTCTTGCTAAAATGAGGCTACAGTCGTTTGCCACCGAAAATCACGTCAACGAGGCCCTCAGGCTCTTTCAAGTGTCGACGCTGGATGCTGCCATGAGCGGATCTTTGGATG GAGCGGAAGGCTTTACAACGGACGAGGAGCACGAGATGTTGACGCAGATTGAGAAACAACTGAAACGGCGTTTCGCTATCGGATCTCAAGTGTCTGAGCAGAATATCGTTGCTGATTTCACCAAACAAAAATATCCCGAACGCGCAATCTACAAAGTTATTCACACGATGATAAGACGCGGCGAACTACAGCATCGCATGCAGCGAAAAATGCTCTACAGGCTTTCTTAA
- the LOC107218289 gene encoding 1,5-anhydro-D-fructose reductase isoform X2 gives MQNIRLSSNFEIPTVGLGTWQSGPEEIEKAVEAALENGYRHIDTAFNYNNEEAIGRSLKKWFDKGGQRRDLFITSKLPHYGNRPGDVEKFIKLSLEKLQLDYLDMYLIHMPFAFVKDPNGYAPTIDPDGFYKLDLNTDPVSVWKEMEKQVKNGRAKSIGLSNFNDKQLTEIWDNADIKPSNLQIELHAYQQQKRLRELCKGYNIAVTAYSPLASPGAKTHFQTKYNYNAEKFPDLLGHPVVKEIAAAHSKTTAQVLLRHLVQAGVVVIPKSASPQRIKENIDLFDFELTQTEMNSLDVLDRGVDGRIFHFLFFKGVEKHPHYPFKDELDH, from the exons ATGCAAAATATACGATTGTCATCGAACTTCGAGATTCCGACAGTCGGACTTGGGACATGGCAG tCAGGGCCCGAGGAAATTGAAAAGGCCGTCGAAGCCGCGCTGGAAAACGGGTACAGGCATATCGACACGGCTTTCAATTACAATAATGAAGAGGCCATTGGACGAAGCTTGAAAAAATGGTTTGACAAGGGCGGTCAACGTCGCGATCTCTTCATTACGTCAAAA CTCCCCCATTACGGAAACAGACCAGGCGACGTTGAGAAGTTCATCAAATTGTCATTGGAAAAGCTACAACTTGATTACTTAGACATGTACTTGATCCACATGCCATTTGCATTTGTTAAGGACCCCAATGGATACGCTCCGACGATTGATCCAGACGGTTTTTACAAGCTGGATCTAAACACGGACCCCGTCTCTGTATGGAAG GAAATGGAAAAACAGGTTAAAAATGGTAGAGCAAAATCGATCGGATTGAGCAATTTCAATGATAAACAATTAACGGAAATTTGGGATAATGCTGACATAAAACCAAGTAACTTACAg ATCGAGCTCCACGCCTATCAGCAACAAAAGCGATTGCGCGAGCTGTGCAAAGGGTACAACATCGCGGTGACCGCTTACAGTCCGCTGGCCTCACCCGGAGCgaaaactcattttcaaacAAAGTACAATTACAACGCGGAGAAGTTTCCCGATCTTCTGGGTCATCCGGTCGTTAAAGAAATTGCCGCGGCTCACAGCAAGACGACGGCTCAAGTTTTGCTGCGCCACCTTGTGCAGGCGGGCGTCGTTGTTATACCGAAAAGTGCCAGTCCCCAGCGGATCAAGGAAAACATCGATCTATTCGATTTCGAACTAACACAAACCGAGATGAACTCGCTAGACGTGCTGGATCGCGGTGTGGACGggagaatttttcactttctgtTCTTCAAGGG GGTCGAAAAACATCCGCATTACCCGTTTAAGGACGAGTTGGACCATTAA
- the LOC107218289 gene encoding 1,5-anhydro-D-fructose reductase isoform X1: MIYRISNRMWRNTSGLGIGLSAVLSLHYSKGIPAAVTAMQNIRLSSNFEIPTVGLGTWQSGPEEIEKAVEAALENGYRHIDTAFNYNNEEAIGRSLKKWFDKGGQRRDLFITSKLPHYGNRPGDVEKFIKLSLEKLQLDYLDMYLIHMPFAFVKDPNGYAPTIDPDGFYKLDLNTDPVSVWKEMEKQVKNGRAKSIGLSNFNDKQLTEIWDNADIKPSNLQIELHAYQQQKRLRELCKGYNIAVTAYSPLASPGAKTHFQTKYNYNAEKFPDLLGHPVVKEIAAAHSKTTAQVLLRHLVQAGVVVIPKSASPQRIKENIDLFDFELTQTEMNSLDVLDRGVDGRIFHFLFFKGVEKHPHYPFKDELDH, translated from the exons ATGATTTACCGCATCTCGAACAGAATGTG GAGGAATACTTCCGGACTTGGAATCGGGTTATCCGCTGTCCTATCACTGCATTATTCGAAGGGAATACCGGCGGCTGTAACAGCGATGCAAAATATACGATTGTCATCGAACTTCGAGATTCCGACAGTCGGACTTGGGACATGGCAG tCAGGGCCCGAGGAAATTGAAAAGGCCGTCGAAGCCGCGCTGGAAAACGGGTACAGGCATATCGACACGGCTTTCAATTACAATAATGAAGAGGCCATTGGACGAAGCTTGAAAAAATGGTTTGACAAGGGCGGTCAACGTCGCGATCTCTTCATTACGTCAAAA CTCCCCCATTACGGAAACAGACCAGGCGACGTTGAGAAGTTCATCAAATTGTCATTGGAAAAGCTACAACTTGATTACTTAGACATGTACTTGATCCACATGCCATTTGCATTTGTTAAGGACCCCAATGGATACGCTCCGACGATTGATCCAGACGGTTTTTACAAGCTGGATCTAAACACGGACCCCGTCTCTGTATGGAAG GAAATGGAAAAACAGGTTAAAAATGGTAGAGCAAAATCGATCGGATTGAGCAATTTCAATGATAAACAATTAACGGAAATTTGGGATAATGCTGACATAAAACCAAGTAACTTACAg ATCGAGCTCCACGCCTATCAGCAACAAAAGCGATTGCGCGAGCTGTGCAAAGGGTACAACATCGCGGTGACCGCTTACAGTCCGCTGGCCTCACCCGGAGCgaaaactcattttcaaacAAAGTACAATTACAACGCGGAGAAGTTTCCCGATCTTCTGGGTCATCCGGTCGTTAAAGAAATTGCCGCGGCTCACAGCAAGACGACGGCTCAAGTTTTGCTGCGCCACCTTGTGCAGGCGGGCGTCGTTGTTATACCGAAAAGTGCCAGTCCCCAGCGGATCAAGGAAAACATCGATCTATTCGATTTCGAACTAACACAAACCGAGATGAACTCGCTAGACGTGCTGGATCGCGGTGTGGACGggagaatttttcactttctgtTCTTCAAGGG GGTCGAAAAACATCCGCATTACCCGTTTAAGGACGAGTTGGACCATTAA
- the LOC107218290 gene encoding CDP-diacylglycerol--glycerol-3-phosphate 3-phosphatidyltransferase, mitochondrial: MKHSILRTLKRFYNLKNTRGNLLLNPRPNASSTCIARYKTEIAMLDDEKYVEVEATSCEMNSLTWLHKASPGFPTNGSKITVVHEPSAFYNLLLDKCHTAQKRITLASLYLGTGELESNLVVALRDNLERSNGTVKINILLDYTRGSRGKQNSRTMLQPLLKGQWGKSCSVALYHTPKLRGILKALIPDRFNELVGLQHMKLYLFDDTLIISGANLSHDYFTNRQDRYIVIEDCKELCDFYSKLVERVSEFSFKLESNGTTTFKSEENIHPYKGKRENFTDVAARNIKSLFHEEMKKRSEITKHDGISEYDTWIFPLIEMGQLNIRHDSEVTLRLLQTAQSGATLKLATGYFNLIPTYRKALLNDCKATCHLLTAHPTANGFYGAKGIAGGIPLAYTKIEESFYKSCVRSGQKDRVTLWEFVRSGWTYHAKGLWYSLPGEQKPCLTLIGSPNFGYRSVRKDLETQVALITRNEDLQTALEAEHTRLFSRAKPVDGRTFKARDRVVPTWVVAMVVLFRYFF; encoded by the exons ATGAAACATTCAATTTTACGAACGTTGAAAAG ATTTTACAATCTCAAAAATACTCGTGGAAATTTGCTACTTAACCCACGGCCTAATGCCTCGAGTACTTGCATTGCCAGGTACAAAACAGAAATAGCCATGCTTGATGACGAGAAATATGTCGAGGTCGAGGCTACCTCTTGTGAGATGAACAGTCTCACCTGGCTTCATAAGGCTTCTCCAGGATTTCCTACTAATGGTTCGAAG ATCACAGTTGTTCACGAACCAAGTGCGTTCTACAACTTGTTACTCGATAAATGCCACACTGCTCAGAAAAGAATCACTCTAGCTTCTCTGTACCTCGGAACTGGAGAGCTTGAATCAAACTTG GTCGTGGCCTTAAGGGATAACTTGGAAAGGAGCAATGGTACAGTGAAGATAAATATTCTGCTGGACTACACGAGGGGCTCGAGAGGGAAGCAAAACTCACGAACGATGCTTCAACCTCTGCTGAAAGGTCAGTGGGGTAAATCGTGCAGCGTAGCTCTTTACCACACTCCAAAGCTGCGTGGTATTTTGAAGGCTCTGATACCAGATCGATTCAACGAACTTGTGGGCCTGCAGCACATGAAACTGTACCTGTTTGATGATACTTTGATAATCAGTGG aGCAAACTTGAGTCACGACTATTTCACCAATCGTCAAGACAGATACATTGTTATAGAAGACTGTAAAGAGTTGTgcgatttttattccaaactGGTTGAGAGAGTCAGCGAATTCAGTTTCAAACTGGAATCCAACGGCACAACGACGTTCAAATCGGAAGAAAACATACATCCCTACAAAGGGAAACGGGAAAACTTCACCGATGTTGCCGCGAGGAATATAAAATCCCTGTTTCAcgaggagatgaaaaaaagatcAGAGATTACGAAACAcg ATGGAATCTCGGAATATGATACATGGATATTTCCTCTAATCGAAATGGGCCAGTTGAACATCAGGCATGACAGCGAAGTGACATTAAGGCTTCTTCAGACGGCGCAGTCAGGCGCTACGCTTAAACTTGCGACTGGTTACTTTAACCTGATCCCTACCTACAGAAAAGCTTTGCTCAATGATTGCAAAGCAACATGTCACCTACTCACCGCTCACCCAACTGCGAATGGATTTTACG GTGCGAAAGGAATCGCTGGCGGCATTCCGTTGGCTTacacaaaaattgaagaatcgTTTTACAAATCCTGCGTGAGGAGCGGACAGAAAGATAGAGTTACGCTTTGGGAATTTGTCCGCTCAGGGTGGACCTATCACGCCAAAGGCCTTTGGTATTCCCTTCCTGGAGAACAAAAGCCCTGTTTGACGCTTATCGGATCACCGAATTTCG gGTACAGATCGGTTAGGAAAGACTTGGAGACTCAAGTAGCGCTTATCACGCGAAACGAGGACCTACAGACGGCACTAGAAGCGGAACACACGCGTCTATTTTCGCGTGCAAAACCCGTTGACGGTAGAACTTTTAAGGCACGTGATCGAGTTGTTCCAACGTGGGTCGTCGCCATGGTTGTTTTATTCCgttatttcttttaa